The Pseudomonas cucumis sequence GCCCGGTCGTCCGGGTGCACACAGGAACAGAACAGGGCGTAGGAGGGCGTCACCTCGCCGATCTTGAACCCGAACATCCCGTAGATTGCATCCGACCAATAGAGCTTGTCGGTATCAACCTCCCAGTCCCAGGTGCCGATGCGGGCGAAGTATTGGCTGCGTTTGAAACGCTCGGCGTCGCCCTCCTGGTGGATGCTTCGTCCTTCGGTGAGGCTGTCGATCAGCGCACGGCACTCGGCCAACTGCTTTTGCAACGAACGATCGCGCCAGATCAGCGCGATGATCAGCGCAAAGGTCAGTGAGCCGATGGTGATATCGATCCAGAGCTGACTCATTGAGGAATTGCGCTCATGGTGTATCGAACCGTGGGGGAGGTGGCGGGTATATTAAGGCTCTGTACGAAAAACTGCCTGCGTGTCGATCATGCTGCGTTAAAAACAGCCTCGGAATGCTCATTTACAACCCGTAAACTCCGCTTCATCGCCAGTTTTTGCCTTGCCTGATCGACACTTGGCGACTTTTCGTACAGACCCTGGCAAGCAGGAGGTGGGTCAGTGCGCCACTGACGGTTGGGTCGCGACCGAGACGGTGAAGGTCACGACAATCAGCACGACGAGTACCCAGAACATCACCATGACTGTCAGCATGACGACCTTCAGGCTTTGATAAAGCCAGCGCAACCAATGGCCTTCGGGTTTTGCTTCTGAGCGGGTTCTGAGTACGCCTTTCAAATAGAAGCCGAGGAGGGCCAGCAATGCGCCATCAATCAACAGCGCAGGCAGGCCGGCTTCGGGGAAAATGCTTCCCCACCGATAGAATGACGATCGGCTCAAGAACACCACATAACAAATGAGGCTGCCGTAGGGGATGGCTCTCCACCATTTACCGGCCAGCGCTCCGACCATCAGGCACATAATCACCATGAACGGGTTGAGGAGAATATGGATCATCCACTCCAGTACGTTGGGGAAGTAGCCCGGGGAATGGATGCTGCGCCAGATGTGTTCAAACATTGTTCAGGCTCCTGCCTTCTATGGAGTAAGTGCTGCTTCGGTGCTTCCGTGCCGCTGCACGGTATCGGCGTATTGTCGGGTTACATAAGTCCTGTTGTGTAAATTAGGGGCTGTACGAAAAGTCGCCGAGTGGCGATCAGGCAGTTTTCGTACAGTGCCTGGTTCACGACCACTGCCAGATACAAAGCGAAACGGTTGCCAATAGCCTGCATTTCTGGGAAAACGGCGCCCATCAAGCCCGTCCGGGCAAGCGTACAGATTGAGTGAATGTCATGAATGATGAGTTGCAGGTAATCGACCTTGAAGTGGGCGACGGCAAAGCCGCCGTCAAAGGCGCGCTGATCACCACCCAATATCGCGGGTGGCTGGAAGATGGCACTGAATTCGATTCTTCCTACAGCCGGGGTAAACCTTTCCAGTGCGTGATTGGCACGGGACGGGTGATCAAGGGCTGGGATCAAGGAATCATGGGCATGCAGGTTGGCGGTAAACGCAAGCTGCTGGTGCCGGCGCATCTGGCCTATGGCGAGCGCTCGATGGGGGCGATTACGCCGAATTCGAATCTGATTTTCGAGATTGAATTGCTGGAAGTGCTGACGCGGGATGATTGATGGGCGAGTGAACTGAAACGACAAAACCCGCTGTCTCTGTGAGGAGATAGCGGGTTTTTTGATCGTTCCCACGCGCAGCAAAGGAATGCCTCACCGGACGCTCTGCGTCCGCTCTTTGGGACGCAGAGCGTCCCTGGCTGCATTCCCACGCAGAGCTTGGGAACGATCGGTGACGGCGGCTATTGCTGCGGGTCGATGTTCTTCAGCGCCGGTTCACGGCCAGTACCCTTTTGCTGATGGGCGAGTCAGGTGAATGTCTCAATATCATCAAGAGTGTCCGCAACAGTCCCTTCCAGGGAGGGGAATTTCCCCTTCACCTTCTCAAGGGCCGGGCGCACAGCACCCATGTCCAGATCAGCATGTCTGCGGGCTATGTGACCGAGCGCGGTGATGGCAGATGCTGCAACCGATTCGGACTCACTCTCGAGGTATTTCAGGCAGGTGTTCTGAGCCCAGGTCTTGTCTTGCTCATTCAGGCCAATAGAAATCAATGCGGCGGCAACCTTGGTTTCTACGTCGCTAGCTAGAAGCCTCGTCGCTTCCTCATGGCTCATTGTCGGATCTTGGTAGAGAAGGCTCACTTTTTAACTCCCTGAATGTTGCCTTTATGATCGGTTTTTCCTGCCTTGATCAGAGCATTTTGATCGTTCCCACGCTCCGCGTGGGAATGCCTCACCGGACGCTCTGCGTCCACTCTTTGGGACGCTCTGCGTCCCTGGCTGCATTCCCACGCAGAGCGTGGGAACGATCGGTCAACCTGACTTGCCAACCGCGGTTGCATCGGTAACCATGCACGCCATATAGGGGTAGGGGGTATACGTATGTCGCACATCCACGAACACAAAGACGACCTGCTAAATCGTGTCCGGCGTATTGCCGGTCAGGTCCAGGCGGTGGAGCGGGCGCTGGAGTCCGACGCCGAATGCGCCAAAACCTTACATCTGGTCGCGGCGATCCGCGGAGCGGTCAATGGTCTGATGGATCAGTTTATCGACGCCCACGCCCGTGAACATGTGGCGCATCCCGGACTCAGCGATGAAGCCCGCGCCGAAGGCGTTGAAGACTTGTTGCAAGCCATCCGCCGTTACTCGAAATAGAGGCCAGCCCCATGACACTGACACCTCAGGCTTCGCGTTATACCCACGACCACCTGTTTCTGGGCGCCGCCCACGATGAGAACGCGCGCCGCACGTTGTGGGTGGTGGCGCTGACCTTCGTGATGATGATTGGCGAGATTGCCGCCGGTTACATCACCGGTTCCATGGCGCTGCTGGCGGACGGTTTTCATATGGCGACTCACGTCGGGGCCTTGGGCATTGCCGCGGCGGCCTACGGTTTTGCCAGGCGGCATGCCAACAACTCGCGCTTCAGTTTCGGTACCGGCAAGGTCGGGGACCTGGCAGGTTTTGCTTCTGCCATCGTGCTGGGCCTGGTGTCGATCGGCATCGCCGGCGAATCCATTGTGCGGCTATTACAGCCGACTGCCGTGGCCTTTACCGAAGCGACGGTGATTGCGGTGGTAGGGCTGGCGGTGAACATCGTCAGTGCGTTTCTGTTGTCGGGCAATCATGGACATCACGGCCATGATCATCATGATCACAGTCATGCCCACGCTCATCATCACGACAACAACCTGCGTTCGGCGTATTTGCATGTCCTGGCCGATGCGTTGACCTCGGTGCTGGCCATCGTGGCATTGTTAGCCGGGCGCTACCTGGGCTGGGTCTGGCTGGACCCGGTGATGGGGATTGTTGGTGCCATCGTAATCGCGAGATGGGCATATGGCTTGATGCGTGACAGCGCCGCCGTGTTACTCGACACCACCGATGAACACGTCGCCGCCGAAATTCGTGAGTTGCTCGAATCGGCGGACGATGTTCGCATCAGTGACCTTCACGTCTGGCAAGTCGGCCCTCAGGCGCGGGCGGCGATTGTCAGTGTCGTGGCCGTGGCGGGTGTCAGTGCCGACGCAATTCGCGAACGCCTGGCGCCGGTTCATGAGTTGTCTCACCTGACGATCGAGCATCGCCACGCTTGAAGTGTCTTTCAGGCAAAGAGCGGAATGCGGCCGTTCAGGGAAGGGCGGTAGTGCCAGGTCAACCGGTCCAGCGCGGGTTTCATGGTCAGAATTTTGCTCAGCGTCGCACTGGCAATGCTCATGGCCAGCACCTGTCCCGGACATTGATGACGCCCCGCGCCGAAAGTGAAGCTGCGACGGTTCGGGCGGTCGAGCAGGAACGTATCGGGATCGTCATTAAGCTGCGGATCGCGATTGGCCGAAGCCAGCAGCACCAGGATGACGTCGCCGGGGTTCAGGCTTATGCCGTCGATTTCACACGGTGCGGCAACGAAACGGCGGGTGTTTTGCACCGACGGGTCGAAGCGCTGGACTTCAGCGATCAGGTCATCAACTGGAGCCGAATCCAACTGTGGGTTTCGAATCAACGCCAATAGCGCATTGCCGATCAGCCCGGCAGTGGCTTCACAGGTCTGGGAGAAAAGGCCAATCAGGTTGGCGATCAAGGTTTCAGGATCGGTCGATGTCGCCGCGAAACGCTGCCGGATACCGGTGAGCAAGGTGCTTCGATTGTTCGGGTCGTCCAGAAGCTCGATGAAATAACCCTTCAGCTGTTCCGCCGCGACATGGGCAGCGTCCAGTTGCGCCTGATCGCTGAGTGGCGACAGGCAGGCGACGAAGTCGGCGGTCAGCTCGCTGATGGCCCGGCCCTGAGCCGGAGAGAACCCCAGCAACGCCGCCACCACACAGACTGGCCCGCGAAACATCGCCGCGTACAGCCCATCGGCGCCCGGAGTGATCAACCGAGCGCCGACCAATTCGTTGACCACGTTCACGTCAATCAACGTCAGTCCCGGCTCAATCGCCGCCCTCGGGCAACGCTGCCGCTCACCCTCGTTCATCCGCATTAACTGACCGAACACCTTGCCGGCCATGCCTTGGGCAATACTCTTGGGCACTGGCTCATGGGACGGGCGCACATGACAATCCGGATGCGCCAGCACGGCGGCAGCGGCTCGGGCGCTACTGGCGACCCACAATTTCAGTCCCTGATGAAAAACCAGCCCACCCTCGGCGCGCAATTGCGCGTAGTAAGGGTAAGGATCGGCGTGAGTCGCAGCGATGATCGGGTCCATGGGTCGCAGCCTTATCGATGGTTGAAAAGTGTTGCTACTATCTCCAGTCCGAAAGGGCCTTGATTCGTCCGGGAGCGAAATATGAACGCAGAACAACATGACGTCGGCGTTTCTCAAGTGGCCGCAGCGATTGCCGAGCCTGCGCGGACGAAAATCCTCTGCTCGTTGATGGACGGCCACGCCCGCACCAGCACCGAGTTGGCGACGATTGCCCAAGTCAGCGCTTCGACCGCCAGCGCGCACCTGGCCAAGCTCAAGGAATTGGCGCTGGTGCGTTTGCACGTTCAGGGCCGCCATCGCTATTACAGCCTCGCGGACAAGCGCGTGGCCCAGGCCCTGGAAGCGTTGATGGTGATCGGCCAGAACGCTGTGCCAATGTTCAACCCGCGCACCCCGGACCGCCTGCAATTCGCCCGCACCTGCTACGACCACATGGCCGGCACGTTGGCAGTGGTGCTGCATGACCGGATGATCGAAGCGGGGTGGTTGCTGGAAACCGATGAGCAGGCTTATCGACTGAGCGACAGCGGCGAAGCGTTGTTCGAAGGGTTGGGTATCGACGTCAATAACCTCAGCACCTTGCGCCGTCGCTTCGCCTGCCCGTGCCTGGACTGGAGCATGCGCCGGCCGCATCTGGGCGGTGCCTTGGGCGCGACGTTGCTGCAAACGGCGATCAAACGCAAATGGGTGACGCAGGATCTGGACAGCAGGGCTTTGGCGTTGACGGCGGTGGGGCGCAAGGAACTCAGTCGCTGGTTCGCCGTTGAGCTGCCGGTTCAGGTGACGACAGCACAACCCGCGCCTACCGAGAACAGGCGCCGCGCGATCGCCAGTCCTGTGGCTTAGCGACTCGACGACGCCATGAGCACGCCAAAGCCTGCGAAGGTCACGCCCGAGACTTTCGCGGTCAGCCAGGAACCCTTCGGGCTCGATAACCAGCCTTTGGCGGCATTGGCGAGCAAGGCATAGCTGCCATGCACCAGAATCACCAGTACGCCATAAGTAGCGACTAGCTTTATGAACTGGGTGTAGAAGTGCGCCGAGGTGTCGATGAATTGCGGGAACACCGCCAGAAAGAAAAACACCGCCTTGGGGTTCAATAGCTGCATCGAAGCCGCTTCAAGGAAGCGATAGCCAGGGCTTGAGGGGCGCGTTTCAAGCAGCGTGCTGAAACGATCCGAGCGCCAGCTTTTGTAGCCCAGGTACAACAAATAGGCGGCCCCTGCGTACTTCAACGCGGTAAAGGCGTTCGCCGAGGTGCTGAGTATCAGGCCAACACTGGTGGCGCTGATGGCGGCGACCACAAACGCCCCCGACGCGATCCCCAGAATGCCCGGCACCGCCCCCGTCCAGCCGTGGCGCACTGCGTTGGACAGGGTCAGGACCACGCCAGGCCCCGGGCTCAAAATGGTCAGGGTGGCGAAAAGTACAAAGAGGCCGTAGCTGTTCATGTCTTGCTCCGTCAGGTGACGCTGGCTGCGTTCTGGCAGATTGGCGTGACGACGAGGGCGTGACAAACGCTTTAATTAAAGCGCATAGGTGACTAAATTAGACGCATGAAAAATCCACTACCGCCTCTTAACGCTGTTCGCGCCTTCGCCGTTGCTGCTCGTCATCAGAGCTTCAGCCTGGCGGCCGAAGAGCTGCATGTCAGCCACAGTGCCGTCAGCCGGCACATCAAATTGCTTGAGGAGTACTTGGGCGTGCTGTTGTTCGAGCGACGCATCCGTCAATCGGTGCTGACGCCGGCCGGCCAGCGCTTTTATGAGCAGGTCAGTGCCGGGCTGTCGCAGATCGCCAACGCCGCCGCTGCACTCAAGCAACATGCCTCGCTGCCTACCGTGAAGATCAATGTGCGCCCGTCCTTTGCCGTGCTTTGGCTGACGCCCAGGCTGGCGGATTTCATTGCGCAGCACCCCGGCATCAAACCGCAGGTGATTACTCAAACCCAGGCGCCCGATCAGGCACGCGACGGGTTCGATATCGTCATTCGCCGTGGTCGTGACGATTGGGCACCGGCGATTGAGGCGCGAGCACTGTTCGAAGACGAATTGTTGCTGGTCGCGGCGCCATCGCTGATCGAGCGCCTGCCGCTTGAAGACCTCACGTCCCTGAGCCGCCACACGTTACTGACCGCCAAGGCCCGCCGCGAAGACTGGCACAATTGGGCCATGCACTTTGACCAAAGTCAGTCAGCCGCTCAGGTCACCCGGCAGTTTGATCACATGCACCTGGTGCTTCAGGCCGCCGTGGAGGGACAGGGCCTTGCCTTGTGCCCGACCTCTTTGCTGGGCAACCATCTTTTGAGCGGACAGCTGATCTGCCCGTTGCCCGAGTTGCGCATGCCGTTGCCGCGTTATTACTACGGTGTCGCGCCGGAGGTGACGGCGCATACACGGGTCTTTGTGGAGTGGTTGTTTGCCCGCATTGCTCAGGATGAACTGCGTTGGCAAACACCTCGTGCTGTGACCGCTACGCCCTGAAATCCCAGACTATTTCCACCACCCGCACCGCGAGCACCAGATAAACCAGACCCAGGATGATCTGGAGCGCCGTGTGATACGGCAACCTGGACAGCCGACGTATTCCGTCGCTGACATTGAGCAGCATCAGTACTGCCGACACCAGGATCAGCCCCCAACCAGCGAGGCTTGAAGCGAACAGTCCCATAAACACGTGATGGCCGCCGTGCAACGCGTTGGTGCCCGCCGCGAACAGCAGGGCGCACACCAGCAGGTTCTTGATGTTGTCGAACACTTGCGTGGTGAAGTCTGTTTCCAGCAAGGCCAGATACTTTCGCCAGAGTTTTCCCATGGTTTTGGTGATACCTGTTGATGGCTGTTGGCAAGTCTAGTGACGTTTTCCACGAAACGCGGACGAAAAAAAGCCCGGCCTTCAACGTGAAGGCCGGGCTTTTGTGTTCAAACGGACAGTCGTGTCAGATCAAACCTTGACGATCCAGCCCGCTGGCGCCTCGATGTCGCCAGTCTGTACACCGGTCAGCTCTTTGTAGAGCTTCTGGGTGACCGGGCCGACTTCGGTTTCGCTGTGGAACACGTGCAGCTTGTCGTTGTAGCTGATGCCGCCGATCGGGGTGATCACCGCGGCGGTGCCGCAAGCGCCGGCTTCCTTGAAGTCGGACAGCTTGTCGATGAACACGTCACCTTCGACCACTTCCAGACCCAGACGGGTTTTAGCCAGCTCGATCAACGACAGACGGGTGATGCCCGGCAACACCGAAGGGGAATTCGGGGTGACGAACTTGTTGTCGTGGGTGATCCCGAAGAAGTTGGCCGAGCCGACTTCTTCGATTTTGGTGTGGGTCATCGGGTCCAGGTAGATGGCGTCGGCGAAGTGCGCCTTCTTGGCCTGGGAGCCTGGCATCAGGCTGGCGGCGTAGTTGCCACCGACCTTGGCCGCGCCGGTGCCTTGTGGGGCGGCACGGTCGTAGCTGGAGATCAGGAAGTTGTGCGGGGTCAGGCCGCCCTTGAAGTAGGCACCGACCGGGATGCAGAAGATCGAGAAGATGAACTCGGGCGCGGTACGCACGCCGATGTTGTCACCCACGCCGATCACGAACGGGCGCAGGTACAGCGCGCCGCCGGTGCCGTAAGGCGGAATGAAACGCTCATTGGCGCGGACCACGTCCTTGCACGCTTCGATGAACTGTTCGGTGGACACTTGCGGCATCAGCAGGCGCGCGCAGCTGCGTTGCATGCGTGCGGCGTTCTGGTCCGGGCGGAACAGGTTGATCGAACCGTCCTTGCAACGGTAGGCCTTCAGGCCTTCGAAGCACTGCTGGCCATAGTGAAGGGCAGTGGAGCCTTCGCTGATGTGCAGCACGTTGTCTTCGGTCAGGGTGCCTTTGTCCCACTCGCCATTACGCCAGTGCGACAGATAGCGCTTGTCTGTCTTGATGTAGTCAAAACCCAGCTTGTCCCAATTGATGCTTTCGTTACCCATGACACCCTCTATCACTTAACAACCGTCGAAACGGTTCAAGGCTTCTGACATTTTTCTGGATGGGGACAACAATACTTCATTCCGGGCCCATTTCGCAGCCCGGATTGCAGTTACTGATCGTACTGATCGTTCCCACGCTCCGCGTGGGAATGCAGCCCGGGACGCTCCGCGTCCCAAAGCGGACGCGGAGCGTCCATTGAGGCATTCCCACGCGGAGCGTGGGAACGATCAATCAGGTCCGGTTTACAGGTGCAACGCGTGGCCCAAAGCACGCAACGCAGCTTCCTGCACCGCCTCGCCGAGCGTCGGATGTGCGTGGATGGTGCCGGCGATGTCTTCCAGACGAGCGCCCATTTCCAGGCTCTGGCCGAACGCCGTCGACAACTCCGACACGCCTACACCGACAGCTTGCCAGCCGACGATCACATGATTGTCACGGCGCGCCACGACTCGCACGAAGCCGCTTTTCGACTCCAGCGTCATCGCCCGGCCATTGGCGGCGAACGGGAAGCTGGACACGATGCAGTCCAGCTCCGAAGCCTTGGCCTCGTCCGGGGTCTTGCCGACCACCACCAGTTCCGGGTCGGTGAAGCACACGGCGGCGATGGCGGTCGGGTTGAATTCGCGGTGTTTGCCGCTGATCAGTTCGGCGACCATCTCGCCCTGAGCCATGGCCCGGTGGGCGAGCATCGGTTCGCCGCTCAAGTCGCCGATGGCGTAGACGTTGCGCATGCTGGTCTGGCAACGGTTGTCGATCTTGATCGCCGAACCGTTCATGTCCAGATTCAAGGCTTCGAGGTTCCAGCCTTGAGTGTTGGGTTTGCGACCAACGGCCACCAGTACCTGATCGGTTGCAAGATTCAGGATGTCGCCGTTCGGGTCACGAACTTGCAGCGTATTTCTTTGTGAATCAAAGCCTTCGACGCTGTGTTTCAAGTAAAGCTTCACATCGAGTTGCTTGAGTGCTTCATGCACCGGATGGGTCAGTTCGGCATCGTAGGCCGGCAGGATACGATCCTGCGCCTCGACCACGCTGACCTCGGCGCCGAGCTTGCGATAGGCGATCCCCAGCTCCAGACCGATGTAACCGCCACCGACCACGACCAACCGCTTAGGCACGCTTTTCGGCGCCAGCGCTTCGGTGGAGGAGATGATCGGCCCGCCAATCGGCAGCATCGGCAGGTTGACGCTTTTCGAACCGGTGGCCAGCACCAGGTGCTCACACTGAATGCGCGTATCGCCAACTTCGACAGTCTTGCCGTCGACCACTTTGGCCCAGCCTTGAATGACTTGGACCTTGTGCTTCTTTAATAGCGCCGAGACGCCAGTGGTCAGGCGATCAACAATGCCGTCCTTCCATTCGACGCTCTTGCCGATGTCCAGGGTCGGCGCCGACACGCTGATGCCCAACGCCGAGTATTGGCTGTGATGTTGTGTCTGGTGGAACTGTTCGGCGACGTGAATCAATGCCTTCGATGGAATGCAACCGATGTTCAGGCAGGTGCCGCCCAAGGATTCGCCTTCCACCAGAATGGTCGAAATGCCAAGCTGACCAGCACGGATCGCCGTCACATAACCGCCGGGGCCGCCGCCAATGATCAGCAGTGTGGTGTTCAAAATCTGCATGTCTTACTCCACAAACAAGGTGGCGGGTTGTTCGAGCAAGCCACGGATGGCCTGGATGAATTGCGCCGCGTCCATGCCATCGACCACGCGGTGATCGAAGGAGCTGGAGAGGTTCATCATCTTGCGAATCACGATCTGGCCTTTGACGACCATCGGCCGTTCGACGATTTTGTTCACGCCGACGATCGCCACTTCCGGCAGGTTCAGCACCGGGGTGCTGACGATGCCACCCAGGGCTCCGAGGCTGGTCAGGGTGATGGTCGAGCCGGACAGTTCATCGCGGCTGGCCTTGCCAGTGCGTGCGGCGGTGGCAAGACGGGAGATTTCTGCGGCGCTGTCCCACAGGCTCCGGGCTTCGGCGTGACGCACCACCGGCACCATCAAACCGATGTCGGCTTGGGTGGCGACGCCCACATGCACCGCGCCGAGACGGGTGATGACTTGCGCTTCGTCGTCGTAACGGGCGTTGATCTGCGGGAAGTCGCGCAGAGCCACGACCAATGCGCGGACCAAGAACGGCAGCAAGGTCAGCTTGCCGCGGGTCGCGCCGTGTTTTTCGTTCAGGTGTGCGCGCAGTTCTTCGACGGCGGTGACGTCGATTTCTTCGACGTAGCTGAAGTGGGCAGCGCGCTGGGTGGCGTCCTGCATGCGCTGGGCGATCTTGCGGCGCATGCCGATTACCGGGATTTGCTGTTCGTCGTTGCGCTGGGCGTAAGCGGCGGTGGCGGTCGATGCGTTCGACTGACCCTGAGCCAGATAAGCTTCGAGGTCTTCGTGCAGAATCCGCCCGGCAGGGCCGCTGCCACGCACAAGACGCAATTGAATACCGAGGTCCAGCGCATGTTTGCGCACGGCCGGGGAGGCCAGCGGACGCTCATCGGCCTCGCGGGCAACCATCGGGCCTTGGCACACGGCGGCCGGACGAGGTGCCGCAACCGGTTTACTTTCAACAACGGCTTCAATTTTAGGCGCTGCAACGGGGGCTTCTTTAACCGCTACTGGCTGAGCCGACTCTTTAACGTTGCCCGCGCCTTCGACTTCGATGCTGATCAGGATGCTGCCAACCGCCATGACTTCGCCAGGCTGGCCGCCCAGGGCAATCACCTTGCCATGTACCGGGGACGGAATGTCGACCATCGCCTTGTCGGTCATGACATCGGCCAGCACCTGATCCTCGACGACCATGTCGCCGACCTTGACGTGCCACTGCGACAATTCAACTTCTGCAATGCCTTCGCCAATGTCCGGCATCTTAATAACGTGCGTGCCCATTCAGACCTCCATAACCCGATGCAAAGCCGCGCCCACACGGGACGGACCAGGGAAATACGCCCACTCTTGCGCGTGCGGGTAGGGAGTGTCCCAACCGGTGACGCGCTCGATCGGCGCTTCCAGGTAGTGGAAGCAATGCTCTTGCACCAAGGCGACCAGTTCGGCGCCGAAACCGCAGGTGCGGGTCGCTTCGTGAACGATCACGCAACGGCCGGTTTTCTTCACTGACTTGACGATGGTGTCCAGGTCCAGCGGCCACAGGCTGCGCAGGTCGATGACTTCGGCGTCGATGTCGGTTTCTTCAGCGGCGACTTGCGACACATAAACCGTGGTGCCGTAGGTCAGGATGGTCACGTCCTTGCCCGGACGGGTGATGGCGGCGACATCCAGCGGCACGGTGTAGTAACCGTCTGGCACCTGTGCGGCCGGGTGTTTCGACCACGGGGTTACCGGACGTTCGTGGTGACCGTCGAACGGGCCGTTGTACAGGCGCTTTGGCTCGAGGAAGATCACCGGGTCATCGTTTTCGATGGAGGCGATCAACAGGCCTTTGGCGTCGTAAGGGTTGGACGGCATGACGGTACGCAAACCGCAGACCTGGGTGAACATCGCCTCGATGCTCTGGCTGTGGGTCTGACCGCCATAGATGCCGCCACCGCATGGCATGCGCAGGGTCATCGGCGCGGTGAACTCGCCGGCCGAGCGATAACGCAGGCGTGCTGCTTCGGAAATGATCTGGTCCGACGCCGGGTACACGTAGTCGGCGAACTGGATCTCGGCCACCGGCCGCAAACCGTAAGCGCCCATGCCCACGGCGACGCCAACGATGCCGCTTTCGGAGATCGGTGCGTCGAATACACGGGAGGTGCCGTACTTGTTCTGCAGGCCTTCGGTGCAACGGAACACGCCGCCGAAGTAGCCCACGTCCTGGCCGAACACCACGACGTTGTCGTCACGCTCAAGCATCACATCCATGGCCGAGCGCAGGGCCTGGATCATGGTCATGGTGGTCGTGGTCATGGCGGTTTCCAACTCGATTTTGTTGTTGTGATCGTTCATGTCAGATCCCCAACTCTTGACGCTGGCGCTTCAAGTGCTCCGGCATCTCTTTGTAGACGTCTTCGAACATGGTCGCGGCGCTCGGAATCTGGCCGCCGGCGAGGGTGCCGTACTGCTCGGCTTCTTTCTGCGCGGCGATCACTTCGGCTTCCAGCTCGGCGCTGACCGCGACGTGTTCCTCTTCGGACCACTGACCGATTTTGATCAGGTGCTGCTTGAGGCGCGCAATCGGGTCGCCCAACGGGAAGTGGCTCCAGTCGTCGGCAGGACGGTATTTGGACGGATCATCAGACGTCGAGTGCGGGCCGGCGCGGTAGGTGACCCATTCGATCATGGTCGGGCCGAGGTTGCGGCGCGCGCGTTCGGCGGCCCAGGAGGAAGCAGCGTACACCGCGACAAAATCGTTGCCATCGACCCGCAGGGAAGCGATGCCGCAACCGACGCCGCGTCCGGCGAAGGTGGTGGCTTCACCACCGGCA is a genomic window containing:
- the lpdA gene encoding dihydrolipoyl dehydrogenase gives rise to the protein MQILNTTLLIIGGGPGGYVTAIRAGQLGISTILVEGESLGGTCLNIGCIPSKALIHVAEQFHQTQHHSQYSALGISVSAPTLDIGKSVEWKDGIVDRLTTGVSALLKKHKVQVIQGWAKVVDGKTVEVGDTRIQCEHLVLATGSKSVNLPMLPIGGPIISSTEALAPKSVPKRLVVVGGGYIGLELGIAYRKLGAEVSVVEAQDRILPAYDAELTHPVHEALKQLDVKLYLKHSVEGFDSQRNTLQVRDPNGDILNLATDQVLVAVGRKPNTQGWNLEALNLDMNGSAIKIDNRCQTSMRNVYAIGDLSGEPMLAHRAMAQGEMVAELISGKHREFNPTAIAAVCFTDPELVVVGKTPDEAKASELDCIVSSFPFAANGRAMTLESKSGFVRVVARRDNHVIVGWQAVGVGVSELSTAFGQSLEMGARLEDIAGTIHAHPTLGEAVQEAALRALGHALHL
- a CDS encoding dihydrolipoamide acetyltransferase family protein, producing MGTHVIKMPDIGEGIAEVELSQWHVKVGDMVVEDQVLADVMTDKAMVDIPSPVHGKVIALGGQPGEVMAVGSILISIEVEGAGNVKESAQPVAVKEAPVAAPKIEAVVESKPVAAPRPAAVCQGPMVAREADERPLASPAVRKHALDLGIQLRLVRGSGPAGRILHEDLEAYLAQGQSNASTATAAYAQRNDEQQIPVIGMRRKIAQRMQDATQRAAHFSYVEEIDVTAVEELRAHLNEKHGATRGKLTLLPFLVRALVVALRDFPQINARYDDEAQVITRLGAVHVGVATQADIGLMVPVVRHAEARSLWDSAAEISRLATAARTGKASRDELSGSTITLTSLGALGGIVSTPVLNLPEVAIVGVNKIVERPMVVKGQIVIRKMMNLSSSFDHRVVDGMDAAQFIQAIRGLLEQPATLFVE
- a CDS encoding alpha-ketoacid dehydrogenase subunit beta; protein product: MNDHNNKIELETAMTTTTMTMIQALRSAMDVMLERDDNVVVFGQDVGYFGGVFRCTEGLQNKYGTSRVFDAPISESGIVGVAVGMGAYGLRPVAEIQFADYVYPASDQIISEAARLRYRSAGEFTAPMTLRMPCGGGIYGGQTHSQSIEAMFTQVCGLRTVMPSNPYDAKGLLIASIENDDPVIFLEPKRLYNGPFDGHHERPVTPWSKHPAAQVPDGYYTVPLDVAAITRPGKDVTILTYGTTVYVSQVAAEETDIDAEVIDLRSLWPLDLDTIVKSVKKTGRCVIVHEATRTCGFGAELVALVQEHCFHYLEAPIERVTGWDTPYPHAQEWAYFPGPSRVGAALHRVMEV